The genomic window ATGTTATGGCACGCATTCATTGCCCAGCCCACCATTCTTGCAGAACGAGCCGTGCCTAATGCTTTTGCGATAGCGCCATAAGAAGTAACTTTTCCAAACGGAATTTGTCTGGCGATTACATAAACTCTTTCAAAAAAATTCTCTTCTGCCATGATTTTGTTTTTTTGCCACAGATTAGAAAGATTAAATGGATTCTCTGTTTAAATCCTTGTAAATCTGCGTGAAAAATTATTTAACACAAAGTAAAAAAAATCATTTTAATCCTTTTAATCTGTGGCCATAAAATTATCCGAAGTAGTAATTCAGGATATTAAAAAGTGTTGCAAGAGCAACTAATCCTGTAATAGATCCTATAATAGTGTTCATGTTTCGCATGAAGTAATCGGTTTTCTTTTCTATTCTTCCAAAAAAGGCAATATAGCTATACAAAATTGCAAAAGCTCCAAGAACTGAGCCTAGTACAAAGGTTAAAATGATAGTGTTTTCGAATACAAAAAGATGATACGAAGCAAGCGTTACACTTATTACAACATAATAAGGAATAGGAAAGAAGTTTAGTCCAGAAAGTAGCATTCCGAGAAAGAAACTGCTTTTTTTGCTGGTTTTCTTTAGTTTGGTTTTTTTCTTAGCTATAGGATCTTTTGCAAAAAAGAAAAAATAAATAGTTAAGATAGAAAAAATGATAAAACCAGCTTCACGCAATAATATGACAACATCTGGACGATTGTCTATCACACGAGCAAATAATACCGCAATGTAAGCTTGGAAAAAAATAATTAAAACCGCACCAATTACAAACGACAGAGCATTCTTCTTCCCTTCTTTCATTTTTATTTTGGCAGCCGTCATATTGAGCAATCCAGGCGGAATAGTTCCAATGGCAGCGGCAATAAAACCTGAAATTAATGGAGTAAGGTAGGTCATTTAGTGATTAAATCGGTTAGATAAAGGCTTCAAAATTAAAGTTAGTCTTTAATTTTGAAACGAATATACGTAATTGCCTTATTAATTTCTAAATATTGTTTTTCGTAAAAAGTCTGAATAGAAGTCACAACTTCAGGGCTTCCTTCGTTTTTATATACGTTATGATTTGCATACAAAACTTCGTGACCTTCACCGTGAAGCAATCCAAGTGTATAACCGTGCATAAATTCACTGTCGGTTTTTAGGTTTACAACACCGTCTTTTTTCAGGA from Flavobacterium sp. KACC 22763 includes these protein-coding regions:
- a CDS encoding lysine transporter LysE, which produces MTYLTPLISGFIAAAIGTIPPGLLNMTAAKIKMKEGKKNALSFVIGAVLIIFFQAYIAVLFARVIDNRPDVVILLREAGFIIFSILTIYFFFFAKDPIAKKKTKLKKTSKKSSFFLGMLLSGLNFFPIPYYVVISVTLASYHLFVFENTIILTFVLGSVLGAFAILYSYIAFFGRIEKKTDYFMRNMNTIIGSITGLVALATLFNILNYYFG